The DNA region CGACCGGTTGAACGCCAGGTTGAGCCCGAGCTTGCTGTCCCAGGGGAACTCGTGGCGCACCATCGTCTGGTAGATCTCGAGGTAGTCCCGCTGCGGGTCGAGGGTGCGGATCCGCCGCAGGTTGGCGTACCGGTCCGCCATCACAGGTCCTTCAGCGCCTCGTCGACCATCGTGGACCTGGCGTACCACCGGGCGACCCGGGCGAGCCAGGCGACCTCGCCAGGATATCCGTCCGGTGGATCGTGCGGTTCGGAGAAGTCCGGACGGTCCGCCGGGGTGCCGGCCCGGGCCCGGCGGGTCCCGGCGGCGATCATCGCCGCCTCCACCACGGCCGCCCGGTCGGCGGCGGCCAGGCCGGCCCGGGCGGCGCGCCGGTCGGCGGCGGCGGCCACCCGCTCGTCGATGTACGGGCGCAGTGCCAAGCGGCCGTCACGGATCTCGGTGATCCGCCGGTGCAGCGCGTAGTCGATGTCGCGCAGTGCCACCCACCGCCGATGGGCGCGCTCGTCGAGCACGAGATGCGGCTGCGCCCCGGCGACCGCGCGCCACAGCGGGCCCAACCGGCGCCAGGCACGTTGCCGCCGCAACCAGCGCCGGCCGGCGTCGAGGGCGGGACCCCAGGTCGGCAGGGTGAGGCCGATGAGCATCGCCAGGGCGCCGATGGTCACCAGGACGGCGGCGATCTCGGCCTCCCCGCCAGGGCTGTGGCCGAGCCGGTAGGCGAGCAGGTAGCCGGTCTTGACCGCACAGTACGTCAGCGCCGTCGTCGCCCCGAACGCGGTGATCCGC from Solwaraspora sp. WMMD791 includes:
- a CDS encoding MAB_1171c family putative transporter; its protein translation is MATALYAVCAAAGWYAFGYKLRDLRRDRDNRVLRAMVYAFLAYAAGVTFAVGPVAATVDRSTGLPNLAKLLAHAGVMAVAANSEILLLFLALPATVAARRARRRLIASGVAFVLLTLLWAATLSADPPVRLAVEDAAHPAVAAYLVVYLCAFVAYAADLARLCWRFSLVTPRRWLRRGLRITAFGATTALTYCAVKTGYLLAYRLGHSPGGEAEIAAVLVTIGALAMLIGLTLPTWGPALDAGRRWLRRQRAWRRLGPLWRAVAGAQPHLVLDERAHRRWVALRDIDYALHRRITEIRDGRLALRPYIDERVAAAADRRAARAGLAAADRAAVVEAAMIAAGTRRARAGTPADRPDFSEPHDPPDGYPGEVAWLARVARWYARSTMVDEALKDL